A stretch of the Candidatus Neomarinimicrobiota bacterium genome encodes the following:
- a CDS encoding PDZ domain-containing protein — protein MNKKGNLRIIIPVVLSVFVLLYGANLLYSSSDTYEKINRGLKLFGQVYKQVSTTYVDEIDPETFVEAAIKGMLDSLDPYTSYISPENSENLNMMTSGTYGGVGIKLGIRGDSLTVISPMEGTPASRGGILSGDKIIKIDSVFSKSLKLDKAADMIRGPEGKDVILSIYRRGFTEPIDFTLKREKIVINEIVYTGYIKEGIGYIRLSGFSKSSVRKFKEALEELEKENLESIIIDLRDNPGGLLESALRISDMFIDKKELLVSTKGRVKQMNVEHYSKIDPLLDKKVKLVVLVNGGSASASEIFAGVMQDLDRGVIVGSKTFGKGLVQSLLNLPYDRKVKVTTGKYYIPSGRLIQKEDYFHNDNVVIRNKPDSLFVTSNGRFVYGGGGITPDIEIKYPIPNKIITHLWRKNMFYRYSTNWVSSNPDATAPLFFSTKEVDRFLNFVEESDFEYKSEAQKTYEKLITLLESGEYTDELINEVKNLQIETRSLKDIFSRDDINNIARVLSREISERIGKTEGRYRAIFSTDEAILKSIHILEEDSEYHNTLRSGS, from the coding sequence GTGAATAAGAAAGGCAATCTACGGATAATTATACCCGTCGTGCTGTCAGTATTCGTACTGCTCTACGGGGCAAATTTATTATATTCTTCATCGGATACTTATGAAAAAATCAACAGGGGACTAAAATTATTCGGTCAGGTTTACAAACAGGTCAGTACTACGTATGTTGACGAGATAGACCCTGAAACGTTCGTGGAAGCGGCGATCAAAGGGATGCTCGATTCGCTCGATCCTTATACGTCTTACATCTCACCGGAGAACAGTGAAAACTTAAATATGATGACCTCCGGTACTTACGGAGGCGTTGGAATCAAACTCGGGATCCGGGGAGATTCTCTTACAGTGATCTCTCCGATGGAAGGCACACCGGCGAGCAGGGGGGGAATACTCTCCGGTGATAAGATAATCAAAATTGACAGCGTCTTTTCAAAAAGCTTAAAACTCGACAAAGCAGCGGATATGATCCGGGGTCCGGAAGGTAAGGATGTTATACTTTCAATATATCGGAGAGGGTTCACGGAACCGATTGATTTTACGCTGAAAAGAGAGAAGATAGTAATAAACGAAATTGTCTACACCGGTTATATAAAAGAAGGCATTGGTTATATACGCTTATCAGGATTTTCTAAAAGTTCCGTTAGGAAATTCAAGGAAGCACTTGAGGAGCTGGAAAAGGAAAATCTCGAGAGTATTATTATCGATTTGAGAGATAATCCCGGCGGATTATTGGAATCGGCGTTAAGAATCAGCGATATGTTTATAGATAAAAAAGAACTGCTCGTTTCGACCAAAGGCAGGGTAAAACAAATGAACGTTGAACATTATTCGAAAATCGATCCGTTGTTGGATAAGAAAGTTAAATTGGTCGTTCTCGTGAACGGCGGATCGGCGAGCGCAAGCGAAATATTCGCGGGCGTCATGCAGGACCTGGACAGGGGAGTCATTGTTGGCAGTAAGACCTTTGGAAAGGGATTAGTTCAATCGTTGTTGAATTTACCGTATGACAGAAAGGTCAAAGTCACAACCGGCAAGTACTATATTCCAAGCGGTAGATTAATACAAAAGGAAGATTATTTTCATAACGATAATGTGGTCATAAGAAACAAACCCGATTCGTTGTTCGTTACTTCTAACGGAAGATTTGTTTACGGCGGCGGAGGTATTACACCTGATATAGAGATAAAATATCCGATTCCGAACAAAATTATTACTCATCTCTGGCGCAAAAATATGTTCTACCGGTATTCGACCAACTGGGTTTCGAGCAATCCGGATGCAACCGCACCATTGTTCTTTTCCACAAAGGAAGTAGATCGGTTCTTGAATTTTGTTGAGGAATCCGATTTTGAGTATAAAAGCGAAGCTCAAAAGACTTATGAAAAACTTATAACTCTCCTTGAATCAGGAGAATACACAGATGAGTTGATAAATGAGGTTAAGAATCTCCAAATAGAGACGAGGAGCCTAAAAGACATCTTTAGTCGTGACGATATCAATAATATCGCGCGTGTATTATCGAGAGAAATTTCAGAAAGGATCGGCAAAACGGAAGGGAGATATAGGGCTATATTCTCTACTGATGAAGCGATACTCAAATCAATTCATATCTTAGAGGAAGATTCGGAGTATCACAATACATTACGGTCAGGTTCTTGA